Within the Arthrobacter caoxuetaonis genome, the region ACGGCAGCAAGTCCGGTGCAATCGGCATGACCCACTCCATGCTTGAAATCCGGGAGCTCTCCCTGGCTGCCGAGTCCGAAGGCACGATTCCGGCATCGGTGCTGGCTGAGCGCGAAACCAAGCTGTGGCCGACCCTCCGCCAGGACGGACAGACTGTCTTCCGCTGGGCTGTCTGGGAAATGGCCAAGGCTGCGCAGCAGGCGCTTGACGCTGCGGGCATCACGGCCGCTGACCTCTCAGCCTTTGTCCCGCACCAGGCCAACATGAGAATCATCGATGAAATGGCCAAGCAGCTGAAACTGCCCGAATCAGTGGTCATCGCCCGGGACATTGCCGACGCCGGCAACACCTCCGCGGCTTCCATCCCCTTGGCCACACACCGGCTGCTCAGCGAGCACCCCGAACTCAGCGGCAAGCTCTCCCTGCAGATCGGTTTCGGCGCAGGCCTGGTGTTTGGCGCACAGGTAGTTGTCCTCCCCTAGTTTTGATAGACCACACCGCCCCGGCGGTTGGAAAACCCACACCGGTCCAGCACCGGTACCAACGAAAAAAGGAGCCCCCATGGCTAGCAACGAAGAAATCCTGGCCGGTCTCGCCGAGATCGTGAACGAGGAAACCGGCCTGGCCCCCGAGGCCGTTGAGCTGGACAAGTCCTTCACGGATGACCTGGACATTGACTCCATCTCGATGATGACCATCGTCGTCAACGCCGAGGAAAAGTTCGGCGTTCGCATTCCCGACGAAGAGGTCAAGAACCTCAAGACCGTTGGCGACGCCGTCGACTTCATCTCCAACGCCCAGGCGTAGTTCGTGGAGGGCGGCCGCTGCCTGCGGCCGCCCTTTGCAGCATCACCTCGCCTCGCCGCAGAGCGGTGAGCCACCAATTTTCCGAGAGAGTGAATCATGGCCCGCAAAGTAGTCATTACCGGCCTCGGCGCAACGTCGCCGATCGGCGGAGACGTCCCGACCATGTGGAAGAACGCCCTGGTGGGTGTCTCCGGTGCCCGGACGCTGGAGGACGAATGGGTTGAGAAGTACGCCCTGCCCGTCACCTTCGCTGCACGGGTGTCCACGCCGGCCGCTGAAGTCCTCTCCCGGGTTGAAGCAAAGCGGATGGATCCTTCGACGCAGTTCGCCGTCGTCGCTTCCCGCGAAGCCTGGGCCGACTCAGGCCTGGCCGAGAGCGAGATTGACCACGACCGCCTGGCCGTCTCCTTCGCCACCGGCATCGGCGGGGTCTGGACCCTGCTTGACGCGTGGGACACGCTGCGGGAGAAAGGTCCCCGTCGCGTGCTGCCGATGACCGTGCCCATGCTGATGCCAAACGGTCCCGCCGCTGCCGTCAGCCTTGACCTGGGTGCCCGGGCCGGAGCGCACACACCTGTGTCGGCCTGCGCGTCCGGAACCGAGTCGCTGCACCAGGGCCTGGAACTCATCCGTTCCGGAAAGGCAGACGTTGTGGTCTGCGGCGGAGCGGAGGCAGCTATCCACCCCATGCCGCTGGCCTCCTTCGCCTCCATGCAGGCACTCTCCAAGCGCAACGATGATCCGGAACGCGCCTCACGGCCCTATGACAGGGACCGGGACGGCTTCGTGATGGGTGAAGGTGCGGGTGCGCTGGTACTCGAAGCAGAGGAACACGCCCTTGCCCGCGGTGCACGCATCTACGCCGAACTGGCCGGAACCGCCGTCACCGCGGACGCCTACCACATCACGGCACCGGACCCCGAAGGGCTGGGCGCCACCCGTGCCTTGAAGGCCGCGCTGTTCGATGCCCGCGCCCAGGCCGGGGACGTAGTCCACGTCAATGCGCACGCAACCTCAACTCCGGTGGGCGACAAACCCGAATACACCGCACTGAAGGCTGCGCTCGGAGCGCATGTGGACAATGTCGCTGTCTCGGCTACCAAGTCACAGACCGGACACCTGCTCGGCGCCTCGGGTGCCGTGGAAGCCGTGCTGACCGCCATGGCTGTCTACACCCGCCAGGCCCCCGCCACCATCAACCTGGACAACCAGGATCCCGAAATCCCGCTCGACGTCGTGACCACGGCACGCGATTTGCCCCAGGGTGACATCGTTGCGCTGAACAACTCCTTCGGGTTCGGCGGACACAACGCCGTTGTAGCCCTTCGCAGCCACTAGTTCCTGACAGCAGGACAGACAAAGGCCGGGATCCCTGCGGGGATCCCGGCCTTTGCCGATTGACGCTGAATATCGTGTAAGACGCGTGTAGAGGAGGAGGAATCAGCCGACCTGGTGCAGCCAGCGCACCGGTGCGCCGTCCGCTGCGTGCCTGAACGGCTCCAGTTCGTCGTCCCAGGCCTCCCCGAGCGCCAGGGACAACTCGTGGTAGACGGCCGCAGGGTCACCGG harbors:
- a CDS encoding acyl carrier protein — protein: MASNEEILAGLAEIVNEETGLAPEAVELDKSFTDDLDIDSISMMTIVVNAEEKFGVRIPDEEVKNLKTVGDAVDFISNAQA
- the fabF gene encoding beta-ketoacyl-ACP synthase II, with the translated sequence MARKVVITGLGATSPIGGDVPTMWKNALVGVSGARTLEDEWVEKYALPVTFAARVSTPAAEVLSRVEAKRMDPSTQFAVVASREAWADSGLAESEIDHDRLAVSFATGIGGVWTLLDAWDTLREKGPRRVLPMTVPMLMPNGPAAAVSLDLGARAGAHTPVSACASGTESLHQGLELIRSGKADVVVCGGAEAAIHPMPLASFASMQALSKRNDDPERASRPYDRDRDGFVMGEGAGALVLEAEEHALARGARIYAELAGTAVTADAYHITAPDPEGLGATRALKAALFDARAQAGDVVHVNAHATSTPVGDKPEYTALKAALGAHVDNVAVSATKSQTGHLLGASGAVEAVLTAMAVYTRQAPATINLDNQDPEIPLDVVTTARDLPQGDIVALNNSFGFGGHNAVVALRSH